Proteins from a single region of Anastrepha ludens isolate Willacy chromosome 5, idAnaLude1.1, whole genome shotgun sequence:
- the LOC128862719 gene encoding Krueppel homolog 1 isoform X1, whose amino-acid sequence MQYCGIYIRSHPLCMYVYMDVCKHVTCRETQHKMVYYQSTPMVIKTEKPSQAQLCAQLETTTTISETTTNVETSSPLTHIPHEYQLQQSTSNAYADICSKATIMQKRSHESPPLSHTSIIPSYTVSIPVHNLSTNTANISLHANIKTEPNIGVYGGSSSATSAYSTATTLDLNTGTASVSAPAVAISRKPTVNKPQFKCEQCGMTFGSKSAHTSHTKSHAKSIDLSGGIAAGSARLSDVSEAGVSTGIPKTPNVTGIAGGDPYQCNVCQKTFAVPARLIRHYRTHTGERPFECEFCHKLFSVKENLQVHRRIHTKERPYKCDVCERAFEHSGKLHRHMRIHTGERPHKCSVCEKTFIQSGQLVIHMRTHTGEKPYKCPVEGCGKGFTCSKQLKVHSRTHTGEKPYHCDICFRDFGYNHVLKLHRVQHYGSKCYKCTICDETFKNKKEMEAHIKGHAKEFPDDDDEAVAGAAVAGSSSTSNSSSGEAISAPGSPLSPIPSGSAVAKARKSKVERARALPLKTTASSLRNPASPSSPRSTLSPSSSRLSAGSPEYLTTSSPTPYTMEIDYLSRDGEVASTSNDHQLSLSLPVVNSNGNNEQQSCNSINEELPTDLSKQQVQHPTPMKFYQSGQMQNVSPAYNYQQLQHQGMKLERSGIEPPTINPALLEAASIVRRRDMLDSPNEEEVKKTETSVKQSRYSEQQSVLQQKHTPTLTDTPTTSYAQQRISLSHDLSQYDDTREANELIEHYKRGELAQHGMHKGYVPVPKFEPSLLNNEIVRQVEAAIAPLRSSTESPERSSSPESDSMMMADRDVMTLPLRKRKLYMREGSPIGGKAIHDAAREINKSLTHIGTTSANGDSNQAHSTAINANNETGTKVMRMNSVIQFAKAS is encoded by the exons AGACACAACATAAAATGGTTTATTACCAATCCACACCAATGGTAATTAAAACAGAGAAGCCAAGTCAGGCTCAACTCTGTGCTCAGCTAgaaacaactacaacaatttcTGAGACAACGACAAATGTCGAAACATCATCACCCTTAACCCATATACCGCACGAATATCAGTTGCAGCAAAGCACTTCGAATGCATATGCTGATATCTGTAGTAAAGCCACAATAATGCAGAAACGATCTCACGAATCCCCCCCATTGTCTCATACTAGTATTATCCCAAGTTATACGGTATCAATCCCTGTACATAACTTATCTACAAATACAGCGAATATTAGTTTACATGCCAATATCAAAACGGAACCTAACATCGGCGTATATGGAGGTTCTTCATCCGCAACATCGGCATATTCCACAGCCACAACGTTAGATTTGAATACTGGCACTGCAAGCGTATCTGCTCCCGCAGTGGCTATAAGCCGCAAACCAACTGTAAATAAGCCACAATTTAAATGCGAGCAATGTGGAATGACCTTTGGTAGCAAGTCGGCTCATACTTCGCACACTAAGTCGCATGCCAAAAGCATTGATTTGAGCGGTGGTATAGCTGCGGGGTCTGCAAGGTTGAGCGATGTCAGCGAAGCTGGTGTGTCGACGGGCATTCCAAAGACACCGAATGTAACTGGAATTGCCGGAGGAGATCCGTATCAGTGCAACGTTTGTCAAAAGACATTTGCAGTACCCGCAAGGCTG ATACGACATTATCGCACGCACACTGGCGAAAGACCTTTTGAATGCGAATTTTGTCACAAATTGTTCAGCGTTAAGGAGAATCTACAGGTGCATCGTCGGATACACACGAAAGAAAGGCCATACAAATGTGACGTTTGCGAGCGCGCATTTGAGCACTCGGGCAAATTGCATCGACACATGCGTATACATACCGGCGAGCGACCACATAAGTGCTCAGTCTGCGAGAAGACTTTCATTCAATCCGGGCAATTGGTTATTCATATGCGAACGCATACTGGTGAAAAACCATACAAATGTCCGGTTGAGGGCTGCGGCAAGGGATTCACCTGCTCCAAACAGCTGAAAGTACATTCGCGTACTCACACGGGCGAAAAGCCTTACCATTGCGATATCTGCTTTCGTGATTTTGGCTACAACCATGTACTCAAGCTTCACCGAGTGCAGCATTACGGTTCCAAATGCTACAAATGCACAATTTGCGATgagacatttaaaaataaaaaagagatgGAGGCGCATATCAAAGGTCACGCTAAAGAATTTCCGGATGATGATGACGAAGCCGTAGCGGGGGCAGCGGTTGCTGGCAGTAGTTCTACATCGAATAGTTCGAGTGGTGAAGCTATATCAGCGCCTGGATCGCCTTTATCACCAATACCATCTGGCAGTGCAGTCGCCAAGGCGCGTAAATCTAAAGTGGAGCGTGCACGAGCGCTACCTCTAAAGACAACCGCTTCTAGCTTACGCAATCCAGCATCGCCCAGCTCTCCTCGGTCTACACTGTCGCCAAGTTCATCACGACTTTCTGCGGGCTCACCAGAGTATTTGACGACATCATCTCCAACGCCATATACAATGGAAATAGACTATCTTAGTCGGGACGGTGAAGTAGCTAGTACCAGCAATGATCACCAATTATCATTATCCTTACCTGTTGTAAACTCAAATGGTAACAATGAACAACAGTCCTGTAATTCTATAAATGAAGAATTGCCGACAGATTTAAGCAAACAACAGGTGCAACATCCAACGCCTATGAAATTTTATCAAAGCGGCCAAATGCAAAATGTTTCACCGGCATACAATTACCAACAACTGCAGCATCAAGGAATGAAATTAGAACGTTCTGGGATTGAACCGCCCACGATCAATCCTGCTTTACTTGAAGCTGCATCCATTGTGAGGCGACGCGATATGCTGGATTCCCCAAACGAGGAGGAAGTTAAAAAGACGGAAACCTCTGTGAAACAATCACGTTACTCTGAACAACAAAGTGTTCTTCAGCAAAAGCATACCCCTACTTTAACAGATACACCTACAACTTCATACGCGCAACAACGCATTTCGCTCAGTCATGATTTATCTCAGTACGATGATACTCGCGAGGCGAACGAGCTGATTGAACACTACAAACGGGGCGAACTTGCGCAACATGGTATGCATAAGGGGTACGTGCCGGTGCCTAAATTTGA ACCGTCGCTACTCAATAACGAGATTGTTCGCCAAGTGGAAGCTGCAATAGCGCCCCTGCGCTCTTCAACAGAATCACCCGAACGTTCGTCATCTCCCGAGAGTGATTCCATGATGATGGCCGATCGTGATGTGATGACATTACCTTTGCGCAAACGTAAGCTTTATATGCGCGAAGGATCGCCCATCGGGGGAAAAGCTATACATGATGCCGcacgagaaataaataaatcgctTACCCATATCGGTACGACCTCGGCCAATGGCGATTCGAATCAAGCGCATAGTACCGCTATAAATGCCAACAATGAAACCGGAACGAAAGTGATGCGTATGAACTCGGTTATACAGTTTGCCAAAGCCTCATAA
- the LOC128862719 gene encoding Krueppel homolog 1 isoform X2, translating to MPKETQHKMVYYQSTPMVIKTEKPSQAQLCAQLETTTTISETTTNVETSSPLTHIPHEYQLQQSTSNAYADICSKATIMQKRSHESPPLSHTSIIPSYTVSIPVHNLSTNTANISLHANIKTEPNIGVYGGSSSATSAYSTATTLDLNTGTASVSAPAVAISRKPTVNKPQFKCEQCGMTFGSKSAHTSHTKSHAKSIDLSGGIAAGSARLSDVSEAGVSTGIPKTPNVTGIAGGDPYQCNVCQKTFAVPARLIRHYRTHTGERPFECEFCHKLFSVKENLQVHRRIHTKERPYKCDVCERAFEHSGKLHRHMRIHTGERPHKCSVCEKTFIQSGQLVIHMRTHTGEKPYKCPVEGCGKGFTCSKQLKVHSRTHTGEKPYHCDICFRDFGYNHVLKLHRVQHYGSKCYKCTICDETFKNKKEMEAHIKGHAKEFPDDDDEAVAGAAVAGSSSTSNSSSGEAISAPGSPLSPIPSGSAVAKARKSKVERARALPLKTTASSLRNPASPSSPRSTLSPSSSRLSAGSPEYLTTSSPTPYTMEIDYLSRDGEVASTSNDHQLSLSLPVVNSNGNNEQQSCNSINEELPTDLSKQQVQHPTPMKFYQSGQMQNVSPAYNYQQLQHQGMKLERSGIEPPTINPALLEAASIVRRRDMLDSPNEEEVKKTETSVKQSRYSEQQSVLQQKHTPTLTDTPTTSYAQQRISLSHDLSQYDDTREANELIEHYKRGELAQHGMHKGYVPVPKFEPSLLNNEIVRQVEAAIAPLRSSTESPERSSSPESDSMMMADRDVMTLPLRKRKLYMREGSPIGGKAIHDAAREINKSLTHIGTTSANGDSNQAHSTAINANNETGTKVMRMNSVIQFAKAS from the exons AGACACAACATAAAATGGTTTATTACCAATCCACACCAATGGTAATTAAAACAGAGAAGCCAAGTCAGGCTCAACTCTGTGCTCAGCTAgaaacaactacaacaatttcTGAGACAACGACAAATGTCGAAACATCATCACCCTTAACCCATATACCGCACGAATATCAGTTGCAGCAAAGCACTTCGAATGCATATGCTGATATCTGTAGTAAAGCCACAATAATGCAGAAACGATCTCACGAATCCCCCCCATTGTCTCATACTAGTATTATCCCAAGTTATACGGTATCAATCCCTGTACATAACTTATCTACAAATACAGCGAATATTAGTTTACATGCCAATATCAAAACGGAACCTAACATCGGCGTATATGGAGGTTCTTCATCCGCAACATCGGCATATTCCACAGCCACAACGTTAGATTTGAATACTGGCACTGCAAGCGTATCTGCTCCCGCAGTGGCTATAAGCCGCAAACCAACTGTAAATAAGCCACAATTTAAATGCGAGCAATGTGGAATGACCTTTGGTAGCAAGTCGGCTCATACTTCGCACACTAAGTCGCATGCCAAAAGCATTGATTTGAGCGGTGGTATAGCTGCGGGGTCTGCAAGGTTGAGCGATGTCAGCGAAGCTGGTGTGTCGACGGGCATTCCAAAGACACCGAATGTAACTGGAATTGCCGGAGGAGATCCGTATCAGTGCAACGTTTGTCAAAAGACATTTGCAGTACCCGCAAGGCTG ATACGACATTATCGCACGCACACTGGCGAAAGACCTTTTGAATGCGAATTTTGTCACAAATTGTTCAGCGTTAAGGAGAATCTACAGGTGCATCGTCGGATACACACGAAAGAAAGGCCATACAAATGTGACGTTTGCGAGCGCGCATTTGAGCACTCGGGCAAATTGCATCGACACATGCGTATACATACCGGCGAGCGACCACATAAGTGCTCAGTCTGCGAGAAGACTTTCATTCAATCCGGGCAATTGGTTATTCATATGCGAACGCATACTGGTGAAAAACCATACAAATGTCCGGTTGAGGGCTGCGGCAAGGGATTCACCTGCTCCAAACAGCTGAAAGTACATTCGCGTACTCACACGGGCGAAAAGCCTTACCATTGCGATATCTGCTTTCGTGATTTTGGCTACAACCATGTACTCAAGCTTCACCGAGTGCAGCATTACGGTTCCAAATGCTACAAATGCACAATTTGCGATgagacatttaaaaataaaaaagagatgGAGGCGCATATCAAAGGTCACGCTAAAGAATTTCCGGATGATGATGACGAAGCCGTAGCGGGGGCAGCGGTTGCTGGCAGTAGTTCTACATCGAATAGTTCGAGTGGTGAAGCTATATCAGCGCCTGGATCGCCTTTATCACCAATACCATCTGGCAGTGCAGTCGCCAAGGCGCGTAAATCTAAAGTGGAGCGTGCACGAGCGCTACCTCTAAAGACAACCGCTTCTAGCTTACGCAATCCAGCATCGCCCAGCTCTCCTCGGTCTACACTGTCGCCAAGTTCATCACGACTTTCTGCGGGCTCACCAGAGTATTTGACGACATCATCTCCAACGCCATATACAATGGAAATAGACTATCTTAGTCGGGACGGTGAAGTAGCTAGTACCAGCAATGATCACCAATTATCATTATCCTTACCTGTTGTAAACTCAAATGGTAACAATGAACAACAGTCCTGTAATTCTATAAATGAAGAATTGCCGACAGATTTAAGCAAACAACAGGTGCAACATCCAACGCCTATGAAATTTTATCAAAGCGGCCAAATGCAAAATGTTTCACCGGCATACAATTACCAACAACTGCAGCATCAAGGAATGAAATTAGAACGTTCTGGGATTGAACCGCCCACGATCAATCCTGCTTTACTTGAAGCTGCATCCATTGTGAGGCGACGCGATATGCTGGATTCCCCAAACGAGGAGGAAGTTAAAAAGACGGAAACCTCTGTGAAACAATCACGTTACTCTGAACAACAAAGTGTTCTTCAGCAAAAGCATACCCCTACTTTAACAGATACACCTACAACTTCATACGCGCAACAACGCATTTCGCTCAGTCATGATTTATCTCAGTACGATGATACTCGCGAGGCGAACGAGCTGATTGAACACTACAAACGGGGCGAACTTGCGCAACATGGTATGCATAAGGGGTACGTGCCGGTGCCTAAATTTGA ACCGTCGCTACTCAATAACGAGATTGTTCGCCAAGTGGAAGCTGCAATAGCGCCCCTGCGCTCTTCAACAGAATCACCCGAACGTTCGTCATCTCCCGAGAGTGATTCCATGATGATGGCCGATCGTGATGTGATGACATTACCTTTGCGCAAACGTAAGCTTTATATGCGCGAAGGATCGCCCATCGGGGGAAAAGCTATACATGATGCCGcacgagaaataaataaatcgctTACCCATATCGGTACGACCTCGGCCAATGGCGATTCGAATCAAGCGCATAGTACCGCTATAAATGCCAACAATGAAACCGGAACGAAAGTGATGCGTATGAACTCGGTTATACAGTTTGCCAAAGCCTCATAA
- the LOC128862719 gene encoding Krueppel homolog 1 isoform X3, translating into MVYYQSTPMVIKTEKPSQAQLCAQLETTTTISETTTNVETSSPLTHIPHEYQLQQSTSNAYADICSKATIMQKRSHESPPLSHTSIIPSYTVSIPVHNLSTNTANISLHANIKTEPNIGVYGGSSSATSAYSTATTLDLNTGTASVSAPAVAISRKPTVNKPQFKCEQCGMTFGSKSAHTSHTKSHAKSIDLSGGIAAGSARLSDVSEAGVSTGIPKTPNVTGIAGGDPYQCNVCQKTFAVPARLIRHYRTHTGERPFECEFCHKLFSVKENLQVHRRIHTKERPYKCDVCERAFEHSGKLHRHMRIHTGERPHKCSVCEKTFIQSGQLVIHMRTHTGEKPYKCPVEGCGKGFTCSKQLKVHSRTHTGEKPYHCDICFRDFGYNHVLKLHRVQHYGSKCYKCTICDETFKNKKEMEAHIKGHAKEFPDDDDEAVAGAAVAGSSSTSNSSSGEAISAPGSPLSPIPSGSAVAKARKSKVERARALPLKTTASSLRNPASPSSPRSTLSPSSSRLSAGSPEYLTTSSPTPYTMEIDYLSRDGEVASTSNDHQLSLSLPVVNSNGNNEQQSCNSINEELPTDLSKQQVQHPTPMKFYQSGQMQNVSPAYNYQQLQHQGMKLERSGIEPPTINPALLEAASIVRRRDMLDSPNEEEVKKTETSVKQSRYSEQQSVLQQKHTPTLTDTPTTSYAQQRISLSHDLSQYDDTREANELIEHYKRGELAQHGMHKGYVPVPKFEPSLLNNEIVRQVEAAIAPLRSSTESPERSSSPESDSMMMADRDVMTLPLRKRKLYMREGSPIGGKAIHDAAREINKSLTHIGTTSANGDSNQAHSTAINANNETGTKVMRMNSVIQFAKAS; encoded by the exons ATGGTTTATTACCAATCCACACCAATGGTAATTAAAACAGAGAAGCCAAGTCAGGCTCAACTCTGTGCTCAGCTAgaaacaactacaacaatttcTGAGACAACGACAAATGTCGAAACATCATCACCCTTAACCCATATACCGCACGAATATCAGTTGCAGCAAAGCACTTCGAATGCATATGCTGATATCTGTAGTAAAGCCACAATAATGCAGAAACGATCTCACGAATCCCCCCCATTGTCTCATACTAGTATTATCCCAAGTTATACGGTATCAATCCCTGTACATAACTTATCTACAAATACAGCGAATATTAGTTTACATGCCAATATCAAAACGGAACCTAACATCGGCGTATATGGAGGTTCTTCATCCGCAACATCGGCATATTCCACAGCCACAACGTTAGATTTGAATACTGGCACTGCAAGCGTATCTGCTCCCGCAGTGGCTATAAGCCGCAAACCAACTGTAAATAAGCCACAATTTAAATGCGAGCAATGTGGAATGACCTTTGGTAGCAAGTCGGCTCATACTTCGCACACTAAGTCGCATGCCAAAAGCATTGATTTGAGCGGTGGTATAGCTGCGGGGTCTGCAAGGTTGAGCGATGTCAGCGAAGCTGGTGTGTCGACGGGCATTCCAAAGACACCGAATGTAACTGGAATTGCCGGAGGAGATCCGTATCAGTGCAACGTTTGTCAAAAGACATTTGCAGTACCCGCAAGGCTG ATACGACATTATCGCACGCACACTGGCGAAAGACCTTTTGAATGCGAATTTTGTCACAAATTGTTCAGCGTTAAGGAGAATCTACAGGTGCATCGTCGGATACACACGAAAGAAAGGCCATACAAATGTGACGTTTGCGAGCGCGCATTTGAGCACTCGGGCAAATTGCATCGACACATGCGTATACATACCGGCGAGCGACCACATAAGTGCTCAGTCTGCGAGAAGACTTTCATTCAATCCGGGCAATTGGTTATTCATATGCGAACGCATACTGGTGAAAAACCATACAAATGTCCGGTTGAGGGCTGCGGCAAGGGATTCACCTGCTCCAAACAGCTGAAAGTACATTCGCGTACTCACACGGGCGAAAAGCCTTACCATTGCGATATCTGCTTTCGTGATTTTGGCTACAACCATGTACTCAAGCTTCACCGAGTGCAGCATTACGGTTCCAAATGCTACAAATGCACAATTTGCGATgagacatttaaaaataaaaaagagatgGAGGCGCATATCAAAGGTCACGCTAAAGAATTTCCGGATGATGATGACGAAGCCGTAGCGGGGGCAGCGGTTGCTGGCAGTAGTTCTACATCGAATAGTTCGAGTGGTGAAGCTATATCAGCGCCTGGATCGCCTTTATCACCAATACCATCTGGCAGTGCAGTCGCCAAGGCGCGTAAATCTAAAGTGGAGCGTGCACGAGCGCTACCTCTAAAGACAACCGCTTCTAGCTTACGCAATCCAGCATCGCCCAGCTCTCCTCGGTCTACACTGTCGCCAAGTTCATCACGACTTTCTGCGGGCTCACCAGAGTATTTGACGACATCATCTCCAACGCCATATACAATGGAAATAGACTATCTTAGTCGGGACGGTGAAGTAGCTAGTACCAGCAATGATCACCAATTATCATTATCCTTACCTGTTGTAAACTCAAATGGTAACAATGAACAACAGTCCTGTAATTCTATAAATGAAGAATTGCCGACAGATTTAAGCAAACAACAGGTGCAACATCCAACGCCTATGAAATTTTATCAAAGCGGCCAAATGCAAAATGTTTCACCGGCATACAATTACCAACAACTGCAGCATCAAGGAATGAAATTAGAACGTTCTGGGATTGAACCGCCCACGATCAATCCTGCTTTACTTGAAGCTGCATCCATTGTGAGGCGACGCGATATGCTGGATTCCCCAAACGAGGAGGAAGTTAAAAAGACGGAAACCTCTGTGAAACAATCACGTTACTCTGAACAACAAAGTGTTCTTCAGCAAAAGCATACCCCTACTTTAACAGATACACCTACAACTTCATACGCGCAACAACGCATTTCGCTCAGTCATGATTTATCTCAGTACGATGATACTCGCGAGGCGAACGAGCTGATTGAACACTACAAACGGGGCGAACTTGCGCAACATGGTATGCATAAGGGGTACGTGCCGGTGCCTAAATTTGA ACCGTCGCTACTCAATAACGAGATTGTTCGCCAAGTGGAAGCTGCAATAGCGCCCCTGCGCTCTTCAACAGAATCACCCGAACGTTCGTCATCTCCCGAGAGTGATTCCATGATGATGGCCGATCGTGATGTGATGACATTACCTTTGCGCAAACGTAAGCTTTATATGCGCGAAGGATCGCCCATCGGGGGAAAAGCTATACATGATGCCGcacgagaaataaataaatcgctTACCCATATCGGTACGACCTCGGCCAATGGCGATTCGAATCAAGCGCATAGTACCGCTATAAATGCCAACAATGAAACCGGAACGAAAGTGATGCGTATGAACTCGGTTATACAGTTTGCCAAAGCCTCATAA